A region of the Zhihengliuella halotolerans genome:
GGTGATCTACTGACCGGGACCATCAGCAACTTCGGCTGGCTTTTCGTCATCGCCGCCTCGTTCTTCCTGATCTTCGTGATCGTGGTCGCCGCGAGCAAGTTCGGCACGATCCGGCTCGGCAAAGACGACGAGGTGCCGGAGTTCCGGACCTCCTCGTGGATCGCCATGATGTTCGCCTCCGGCATGGGCATCGGACTGGTCTTCTACGGCGTGGCCGAGCCGCTCTGGTACTACATGGCGCCGCCACCGCGGACCGTCGACGCCCAGACCTCCGAAGCCATGCTGACCGCGATGGGCACCACGATGTTCCACTGGGGCCTGTACCCGTGGGCCATGTACGCGATCGTCGGCCTCGGCCTCGCCTACGGCACCTTCCGCCTCGGCCGGCGCCAGCTGTTCTCCTCGATGTTCGTCCCGCTCTTCGGCCAGAAAGCCGTCGACGGGGTCGGCGGCAAGGTCATCAACATCCTCGCCATCCTCGCGACCCTCTTCGGATCGGCCTGCTCGCTCGGCCTCGGGGCCATTCAGATCGGCGGCGGCATCCAGTCCGTCGGCCTGATGGAATCCATCGGCACGACGACGTTGGTCGTCATCATCGCGGTCCTCACCGCCGGGTTCGTCGCGTCGGCGGCCTCCGGTATCGCGAAGGGCATCCAGGCGCTGTCCAACATCAACATGGTCCTGGCGATCCTGTTAGCCGTCCTCGTCTTCATCGGCGGCCCGACCCTGTTCATCCTGAACGTCCTGCCGAACGCGCTGGGCTCCTTCATCGCCGACCTGCCGCATATGGCGTCGCGGACGGCGGCTTCCGGCGGGGCCGAGCTCGAAGCGTGGATGTCGTCCTGGACGATCTTCTACTGGGCGTGGTGGGTCTCGTGGACGCCGTTCGTGGGCCTCTTCATCGCCCGCATCTCCCGCGGCCGCACGATCCGGCAGTTCGTCACCGGCGTGCTCTTCGTCCCGACCGTGATCTCGCTGATCTGGTTCTCCGTCATGGGCGGCGGAGCGATCGGCATCCAGCAGCGCGCCGAGGCCTCCGGCGGCGTCGTCGAACCCATCGTCAATCTGGTCGAGGGCGCACCGGACCTCAACTTCGACACCGCGCTGTTCGACTTCATGCTGCACCTGCAGGTGCCCGGCTGGCTCTCGGTGACGATGATGATCGTCGCGGTCGTGCTGATCGGGATCTTCTTCGTGACGAGCGCCGACTCGGCCTCGATCGTGATGGGCACCCTCTCGGAGAACGGGTCCACGGAGCCGAGCCGCCGCATCGTCATCTTCTGGGGCGTGGCCGTGGGTGCGGTTGCGGCCGCGATGCTCCTGGCTGGCGGCGACGAACCCGCCGCGGCGCTCACCGGGCTCAAGAACATCACCATCGTCTCGTCCCTGCCGTTCCTGATCGTGATGCTGCTGCTCTGCGTCTCGCTCTGGAAGGACCTCTCTCAGGACGCAGTGGTCCTGCAGGGCCAGCTGGCCCGCCAGGTGCTCGCGGACACGGTCGCCACGGCCGTGGACAGGTACGACGGCGAGCCCTTCGAGATCCACACGATGGAGGCCGGCACCGACGAGCAGGAAGCAGTTCCGGCCACGGCCGATACTGTGACCGGGGAGCGCGAGAACGCCTCCTCGTCCTGACCCGGTATGACGACGGGCCGTCACCCGAACGGGTGACGGCCCGCTGTCGTACCTGCCTGCACACACAAGAGTCCGCACGTGCGGCCAGCACCGAAGTGATGGTTGCTCGTGCGGACTCTTTGTGCGGGGCGGAGCCCGATGCTGGCCGCCGCACCCCTGTTTCGGGGGCCGGCCGTTAGCAGCTGAAGTAGAGCTCGAACTCGTACGGGTTCGGGCGCAGCGAGAGCGGCTTGATCTCGTTCTCGCGCTTGTAGTCGATCCACGCGGTGATCAGGTCTTCGGTGAAGACGTCGCCGGCGAGCAGGAACTCGTAGTCCTCCTCGAGCGCGACAAGCGCCTCTTCCAGTGAACCCGGGGCGATCTGGATGCCCGCGGCCTCCTCGGCCG
Encoded here:
- a CDS encoding BCCT family transporter, which encodes MSTPESTRDLLQALHKVTTRKQRPHGEQGLDRVIFGVAGVLALAFVVWGFVSPEGLSAVAGDLLTGTISNFGWLFVIAASFFLIFVIVVAASKFGTIRLGKDDEVPEFRTSSWIAMMFASGMGIGLVFYGVAEPLWYYMAPPPRTVDAQTSEAMLTAMGTTMFHWGLYPWAMYAIVGLGLAYGTFRLGRRQLFSSMFVPLFGQKAVDGVGGKVINILAILATLFGSACSLGLGAIQIGGGIQSVGLMESIGTTTLVVIIAVLTAGFVASAASGIAKGIQALSNINMVLAILLAVLVFIGGPTLFILNVLPNALGSFIADLPHMASRTAASGGAELEAWMSSWTIFYWAWWVSWTPFVGLFIARISRGRTIRQFVTGVLFVPTVISLIWFSVMGGGAIGIQQRAEASGGVVEPIVNLVEGAPDLNFDTALFDFMLHLQVPGWLSVTMMIVAVVLIGIFFVTSADSASIVMGTLSENGSTEPSRRIVIFWGVAVGAVAAAMLLAGGDEPAAALTGLKNITIVSSLPFLIVMLLLCVSLWKDLSQDAVVLQGQLARQVLADTVATAVDRYDGEPFEIHTMEAGTDEQEAVPATADTVTGERENASSS